A stretch of Myxococcus hansupus DNA encodes these proteins:
- a CDS encoding serine/threonine-protein kinase, translating to MAGGSPHNHEVSLYGDELEPGALVGDWVIESRVHAGVSAWLYRASHLATRAPAAVKVVRAEFNHVPGVLRRFKQEADTLQALHHSHIVEVLEYGELRDGRPWLAMAWLEGESVDRWLARQGPFSLAEALTVMEELGAALHFAHAQGVLHRDLKAQNVMLIPRAEGFTVKLVDFGIAHVDPPEGLTGLTTGGAVLGTPVSMAPEQIRGLDVDARTDLYAMGVLFYQLLTGALPFQGTSAVEVEEQHLHAPAPRLAGRVQAPPALDGVLQRCLAKTRDERWLDVPTFLEALRSALTQDTQSRWAAALYVDVRFPEAVDEPTDADLDARDAALETALTVLASQGWMLAMEGGNAVLAWRHWPSEPPPRELEHTRHLADAVLHEAREAAGHAVEVRVYVHAAPSELGTDSDGKPRLVSGDLLQWERWAVNGASGELRVSAAFPSR from the coding sequence ATGGCCGGTGGGTCCCCTCACAACCACGAAGTATCCCTGTACGGAGACGAGCTGGAACCCGGAGCGCTGGTCGGCGACTGGGTCATCGAATCCCGCGTCCACGCGGGCGTGAGCGCGTGGCTCTATCGCGCATCGCACCTCGCCACCCGAGCCCCCGCCGCGGTCAAGGTCGTCCGCGCCGAGTTCAACCACGTGCCAGGCGTCCTCCGGCGCTTCAAGCAGGAGGCGGACACGCTCCAGGCCTTGCACCATTCCCACATCGTGGAGGTGCTCGAATACGGAGAGCTTCGCGACGGGCGGCCCTGGTTGGCGATGGCGTGGTTGGAGGGAGAGAGCGTGGACCGGTGGCTCGCGCGCCAGGGCCCCTTCTCCCTGGCGGAGGCCCTCACGGTGATGGAGGAGCTGGGCGCCGCGCTCCACTTCGCCCACGCGCAGGGCGTCCTGCACCGGGACCTCAAGGCCCAGAACGTGATGCTCATCCCTCGCGCCGAGGGCTTCACCGTGAAGCTGGTGGACTTCGGCATCGCCCACGTCGACCCGCCGGAGGGGCTCACCGGGTTGACGACGGGCGGCGCGGTGCTCGGAACGCCCGTGTCGATGGCGCCCGAGCAGATTCGTGGACTCGACGTGGACGCCCGCACGGACCTGTATGCGATGGGCGTGCTCTTCTACCAACTCCTCACGGGCGCGCTCCCGTTCCAGGGCACCAGCGCGGTGGAAGTGGAGGAACAGCATCTCCACGCGCCCGCGCCGCGCCTCGCGGGACGGGTGCAAGCTCCACCGGCCTTGGACGGCGTGCTCCAACGGTGTCTCGCGAAGACGCGCGACGAACGCTGGCTGGACGTGCCCACGTTCCTGGAGGCCCTCCGCTCGGCGCTCACCCAGGACACCCAGTCACGCTGGGCCGCGGCCCTCTACGTGGATGTGCGGTTCCCCGAAGCCGTGGACGAGCCGACCGACGCGGACCTGGATGCCCGGGACGCCGCGCTGGAGACAGCCCTCACGGTGTTGGCCTCGCAAGGGTGGATGCTCGCGATGGAGGGCGGCAACGCCGTGCTCGCCTGGCGGCACTGGCCCTCCGAGCCCCCGCCACGGGAACTGGAACACACGCGGCACCTGGCGGACGCGGTCCTTCACGAGGCCCGCGAGGCCGCGGGCCACGCCGTGGAGGTCCGCGTCTATGTCCATGCGGCGCCCAGCGAACTCGGCACCGACTCCGACGGCAAGCCGCGGCTCGTGAGCGGCGACTTGCTTCAGTGGGAGCGCTGGGCGGTGAATGGCGCCTCGGGGGAGCTTCGCGTGTCGGCGGCGTTCCCCTCGCGCTGA
- a CDS encoding serine/threonine-protein kinase, giving the protein MIRATGLPPAPPELPGYEPGAPLGRGGFGRVFSARREADGHEVALKVLEPLAGERLTRELEALRRIGPPDAPALLGEATTLAGERVVIMERIEGMTLARQLAELPDSGALPWTEALPRLRGLAEAVARAHAVDVVHRDLKPENVMLSGARVVLLDFGLARLSARDDAEAPPPNLTRTGQRLGTHEYMSPEQCRDARYIDARSDLYSLGVVAFEMLCGRPPFVGESAAVLQAQVSRRPPALSTLAPWPVPAALDAVVQRLLAKAPEDRFGSARELAQALGELQGAADVLARTAPGPVGAVLGSASTDAPKPPPSAEKSGAQAETPPITAPGRPLDSEAMDAREPSPGAEKSGSLAETPPTTAPGSTVDSSSTGAPRQAPEVALLGIRGSVSAPALLTHLGNSGATLARVEAGLALFAFPHEASVDAGLRAALKAVELLRPHLPGDAALAIHCAPLRTRERQGRLTLGGSALERPERWWPAPSPNQPQEHLHLTAEARAHVGAPATGATPSPDVLPPEELLGRDSELAWLREGLTRVQAHGAPVLRTLLGEEGLGKTRLLATWRKELTSHAGVDVLVVESLSDEGSASESGLRSLICTVLGLPQQTSSDEALYRLLADAQPPVEVATVHPAARRQHVARAIAAHLGRLASARPLVLLVDDAHALDPTALDALELATLAGEAAPLYVVLTGRHRLLGMRPYLGERARDAEQLELPPLSDRDAREVLRQLLRPVDLIAEGVLRELVDRCGGSPLRMLETVRALRGAGAVRSRPDGGGYLAADALNALESERPGTDERLAERSLAALPSGLRALLQVAALLGDDVRLEELSATLAHLDANTSLDLSMDAGVAMERLARAGMLEPRGARRWRFEHTTLREAYAALLPTPVKRSIGTAALRALPETPTARRARLAEATGDLRQAASLHAVLAESARRAHRLLESERHYSAALALVSREDDLIRLELLSGRGRVRYRLQRIEDAVEDLRAARALAASHRNVVREADLLLEEATALDWQDDAAGSTALLEQALLCLKDAVPPELEARHALAQARVFVRREDITGAVPALEHAVEAARTGADTETQAIALSMLGAMLAWTDRLEEASNRFDEAITLCEQTGDTLHLGVALNNRMVLHVQRRDASGARADLERAVSLGRELGNVQIERTSAFNLALLLGYQGRAGEALPLARRAGVLSQRFFPRSMAQDALLVARLCCELDDLPEVSRQLEWLEEPETRARLSPPDSLMCSVVRRVVDEARGTLPYAGDAWARLVDASTQVATPDERLEILVWAARAARAAGDVATLRTRVEEVEATAKEAPLWTDRVRALVEAA; this is encoded by the coding sequence GTGATTCGCGCGACGGGACTGCCTCCCGCGCCCCCCGAGCTTCCCGGCTATGAACCGGGCGCGCCCTTGGGGCGGGGCGGCTTCGGCCGGGTGTTCTCCGCCCGGCGCGAGGCCGACGGCCACGAGGTGGCCCTCAAGGTGCTGGAGCCCCTGGCCGGTGAGCGGCTGACCCGGGAGCTGGAGGCGCTGCGCCGCATCGGCCCCCCCGACGCCCCAGCGCTGCTGGGCGAGGCCACGACTCTCGCGGGCGAGCGCGTGGTCATCATGGAGCGCATCGAGGGGATGACGCTTGCCCGGCAGTTGGCGGAGCTGCCGGACTCGGGCGCCCTGCCCTGGACCGAGGCGCTCCCGCGACTGCGCGGCCTGGCGGAGGCGGTGGCCCGGGCCCATGCCGTGGACGTGGTCCACCGGGACCTCAAGCCGGAGAACGTCATGCTTTCGGGGGCCCGGGTGGTGCTCCTGGATTTCGGGCTGGCGCGCCTGTCGGCCCGTGACGATGCGGAAGCACCCCCCCCCAACCTGACGCGCACGGGGCAGCGGCTGGGGACGCATGAATACATGTCCCCCGAGCAGTGCCGGGACGCGCGGTACATCGATGCCCGCTCGGACCTGTACAGCCTGGGCGTCGTCGCGTTCGAGATGCTGTGCGGCCGGCCGCCCTTCGTTGGGGAGAGTGCCGCGGTGCTGCAGGCGCAGGTGTCACGCAGACCTCCGGCCTTGAGCACGCTGGCGCCATGGCCGGTGCCCGCCGCGCTGGATGCGGTGGTGCAACGGCTGCTGGCGAAGGCGCCCGAGGACCGGTTCGGCAGTGCGCGGGAGCTGGCACAGGCACTGGGCGAGCTTCAGGGGGCGGCGGACGTACTGGCGCGCACAGCGCCGGGGCCTGTTGGCGCGGTACTCGGCTCGGCGTCAACGGACGCGCCCAAGCCCCCACCCAGCGCGGAGAAGAGCGGCGCACAGGCGGAGACGCCGCCTATCACCGCACCGGGCCGCCCGCTCGACTCGGAGGCAATGGACGCGCGCGAGCCCTCGCCCGGCGCCGAGAAGAGTGGCTCACTGGCGGAAACACCTCCCACCACCGCACCGGGGAGCACGGTCGACTCGTCATCGACGGGCGCGCCCAGGCAGGCGCCCGAGGTGGCCTTGCTGGGCATTCGCGGTTCGGTTTCGGCTCCGGCCCTCCTCACCCACCTCGGAAACAGTGGCGCCACCCTCGCGCGCGTGGAGGCAGGCCTCGCGCTCTTCGCGTTTCCGCATGAAGCCTCCGTGGACGCCGGGCTGCGCGCGGCGCTCAAGGCCGTGGAGCTGTTAAGGCCCCACCTCCCCGGTGATGCCGCTCTCGCCATCCACTGCGCGCCGCTGCGAACCCGCGAGCGCCAGGGGCGGCTCACGCTCGGTGGCTCCGCGCTGGAACGCCCCGAGCGCTGGTGGCCCGCGCCCTCGCCCAATCAGCCCCAGGAGCACCTCCACCTGACCGCCGAGGCCCGCGCCCACGTGGGCGCACCGGCCACCGGCGCCACCCCCTCTCCGGATGTGCTTCCGCCCGAGGAGCTGCTCGGTCGCGACTCGGAACTGGCGTGGCTACGAGAAGGCCTGACGCGGGTGCAGGCACACGGCGCGCCCGTGCTGCGAACGCTGCTGGGAGAAGAAGGCCTCGGGAAGACACGGCTCCTCGCCACCTGGCGCAAGGAACTGACGTCCCACGCCGGCGTGGATGTGCTCGTCGTGGAGTCCCTGTCGGACGAGGGCAGCGCGAGCGAGAGCGGGCTGAGAAGCCTCATCTGCACCGTCCTGGGCCTGCCACAGCAGACATCCTCGGACGAAGCGCTCTATCGGCTGCTGGCGGACGCACAGCCCCCCGTGGAGGTGGCGACGGTGCATCCAGCGGCCCGGCGACAACACGTTGCCCGCGCCATCGCGGCGCACCTGGGGAGGTTGGCGAGTGCCCGGCCCCTCGTGCTGCTCGTGGACGACGCCCACGCGCTGGACCCCACCGCCCTCGATGCCCTGGAGCTGGCGACGCTCGCGGGCGAGGCCGCGCCGCTCTATGTGGTCCTCACCGGACGCCATCGGCTGCTGGGGATGCGGCCCTACCTGGGTGAACGGGCGCGGGACGCGGAACAGCTCGAACTGCCTCCGCTCTCGGATCGCGATGCTCGCGAGGTGTTGCGTCAGCTCCTCCGGCCCGTGGACCTGATTGCCGAAGGCGTGCTCCGCGAGCTCGTGGACCGCTGTGGCGGCTCCCCCCTGCGCATGCTGGAGACGGTGCGGGCCCTGCGGGGTGCGGGGGCCGTGCGCAGCCGTCCCGACGGTGGCGGCTATCTGGCGGCCGATGCGCTGAACGCGCTGGAGTCGGAACGGCCCGGCACGGATGAGCGGCTCGCGGAGCGCAGCCTCGCGGCGCTGCCCTCCGGACTGCGCGCACTTCTCCAGGTCGCGGCGCTGCTGGGCGATGACGTGCGACTGGAGGAGCTGTCCGCCACGCTCGCGCACCTGGACGCCAACACCTCGCTGGACCTGTCGATGGACGCGGGCGTCGCGATGGAGCGGCTGGCCCGGGCGGGCATGCTCGAGCCACGGGGCGCGCGGCGCTGGCGCTTCGAACACACCACGCTTCGAGAAGCGTATGCGGCCCTGCTGCCCACGCCGGTGAAACGCAGCATTGGCACCGCGGCCCTGCGAGCGCTGCCCGAAACGCCGACCGCGCGAAGGGCCCGGCTCGCGGAAGCCACGGGTGACCTGCGTCAGGCAGCGTCACTCCACGCGGTCCTGGCCGAGTCCGCCCGCCGCGCGCACCGGCTGTTGGAGTCGGAGCGGCACTACTCCGCCGCCCTGGCCCTGGTCTCTCGCGAGGACGACCTCATCCGGCTGGAGCTGCTCTCCGGACGAGGGCGCGTCCGATACAGGCTTCAGCGCATCGAAGACGCCGTCGAGGACCTTCGCGCCGCCAGGGCCTTGGCCGCGAGCCATCGGAACGTGGTGCGGGAAGCCGACCTGCTGCTGGAGGAAGCCACGGCGCTGGACTGGCAGGACGACGCCGCGGGCTCCACCGCGCTGCTGGAGCAGGCGCTGCTCTGTTTGAAAGATGCCGTGCCTCCAGAGCTGGAAGCACGCCATGCCCTGGCGCAGGCGCGCGTCTTCGTCCGTCGTGAAGACATCACCGGCGCCGTGCCCGCGCTGGAGCACGCGGTGGAGGCCGCGCGAACCGGCGCCGACACCGAAACCCAGGCCATTGCCTTGTCCATGCTGGGCGCGATGCTCGCGTGGACCGACCGGCTGGAAGAGGCCTCGAACCGCTTCGACGAAGCCATCACCCTCTGCGAACAGACCGGTGACACGCTGCACCTGGGCGTCGCGCTCAACAACCGGATGGTGTTGCACGTCCAGCGGAGGGACGCCTCCGGGGCGCGCGCGGACCTGGAGCGCGCGGTGTCCCTGGGGCGGGAGCTCGGCAACGTGCAGATTGAGCGGACCTCCGCCTTCAACCTCGCGTTGCTCCTCGGTTACCAGGGGCGCGCGGGTGAAGCGCTGCCCCTGGCGCGGCGTGCCGGCGTGCTGAGTCAGCGGTTCTTCCCCCGGTCCATGGCACAGGACGCCTTGCTGGTGGCCCGCCTGTGCTGCGAGCTGGACGACCTGCCAGAAGTCTCACGCCAGCTCGAATGGCTGGAAGAACCCGAGACGCGAGCCCGACTGTCGCCCCCTGACAGCCTGATGTGCTCGGTGGTCCGGCGCGTGGTGGACGAAGCCCGAGGCACCCTGCCCTACGCCGGAGACGCCTGGGCCCGGCTGGTCGACGCGTCGACGCAGGTGGCGACCCCCGACGAGCGGCTGGAGATTCTCGTCTGGGCGGCGCGCGCGGCCCGCGCGGCGGGGGACGTGGCGACGTTGCGAACCCGGGTGGAGGAAGTCGAAGCGACCGCGAAGGAGGCCCCGCTCTGGACGGACCGTGTCCGGGCGCTGGTGGAGGCCGCCTGA
- a CDS encoding helix-turn-helix domain-containing protein, with protein MTTSRRERAEVLGAALKAARQEAGLGMEEVAEQLEIPVEVLARVERGVMVPTIPTLTRLCVILKLDPDALPELPEMSD; from the coding sequence ATGACGACGAGTCGCAGGGAAAGGGCCGAGGTGCTCGGAGCGGCACTGAAGGCCGCCCGCCAGGAGGCGGGGCTCGGCATGGAGGAGGTCGCCGAGCAACTGGAAATCCCCGTGGAGGTGCTGGCCCGGGTGGAACGGGGGGTCATGGTCCCGACCATTCCCACCCTGACGCGGCTGTGCGTGATTCTGAAGTTGGACCCGGACGCGCTCCCCGAGCTGCCGGAGATGAGTGACTGA
- a CDS encoding (deoxy)nucleoside triphosphate pyrophosphohydrolase, with protein MARRQVRVVGAMLQNEQGRYLITQRPPTASLPLLWEFPGGRVEEGEEDAEALAREIQEEMGVDVDVLAQAMHTHHEYPNYDIDFRVFHCRLSRPGDDIQHLRVHDHRWVTLEEMSNYRFPDADAKTLAKLLDLDS; from the coding sequence ATGGCCCGCCGTCAGGTTCGTGTCGTCGGTGCGATGCTCCAGAATGAGCAGGGGCGCTACCTCATCACCCAGCGCCCCCCCACCGCGTCACTTCCCCTGCTGTGGGAATTCCCCGGTGGCCGGGTGGAGGAGGGCGAGGAGGACGCCGAGGCCCTTGCCCGGGAAATCCAGGAAGAGATGGGGGTGGACGTGGATGTGCTGGCGCAGGCCATGCACACACACCACGAGTATCCCAACTACGACATCGACTTCCGCGTCTTCCACTGCCGCCTGTCGCGCCCCGGAGACGACATCCAGCACCTGCGCGTGCACGACCACCGCTGGGTGACGCTGGAGGAGATGTCGAACTACCGCTTCCCGGACGCGGATGCGAAGACGTTGGCCAAGCTGCTGGACCTGGATAGCTGA
- the ftsH gene encoding ATP-dependent zinc metalloprotease FtsH — translation MGPRGKKTDKPTPTGKGFKFGSPLGYILLLVLGFLLFRNVFQDAGVRRVSYSQFRDGVEAGNFSRVQISNEWVKGFLKDTAQPPPPQDGERTLRGEPSALPWMAYRVAGDEGLVPLLEQKGIQFEAVPQSGLGEALWIWLLPLGLFFLFWSFMMRRVAGGMGQGPQSVMSFGKTRAKVQAEADTGVGFKDVAGVDEAVDELREIVEFLKTPEKFRRLGGRIPKGVLLVGPPGTGKTLLARAVAGEAGVPFFSLSGSEFVEMFVGVGAARVRDLFAQATSKAPCIIFIDELDAIGKSRNSGVAGGHDEREQTLNQLLAEMDGFDSRAGLIILAATNRPEILDSALMRPGRFDRQVLVDRPDKRGRERVLEIHAKGVKLGADVDLKAIASRTPGFAGADLANVVNEAALLAARRNRDAVMRADFEEAIERVVAGLEKKNRRMNEREKEIVAHHEAGHAVVGWMMPHAERVTKVSIIPRGLAALGYTMSLPLEDRYLMSLDELRDKMAGMMGGRAAEEIFIGEISTGASNDIRQATEMARMMVRDYGMSTLGPVALSAEHGPGFLRSAGMPETRSYSEQTARMIDEEVRKLVSEALDRAREVLTLHKDKVQGLAARLLAVEVVEEDTMTTILGPKVLAQRGLLHPEARQVISAHPVDVGGGDDQTPPTQHAEKLDS, via the coding sequence ATGGGCCCACGCGGAAAGAAGACAGACAAGCCAACGCCAACGGGGAAGGGTTTCAAGTTCGGCTCACCGTTGGGCTACATCCTGTTGCTCGTCCTGGGCTTTTTGCTGTTCCGCAATGTCTTCCAGGACGCGGGTGTCCGCCGGGTCAGCTACAGCCAGTTCCGGGACGGCGTGGAAGCCGGCAACTTCAGCCGGGTCCAGATCTCCAATGAGTGGGTGAAGGGCTTCCTGAAGGACACCGCGCAGCCGCCGCCTCCGCAGGACGGAGAGCGCACGCTGCGGGGTGAGCCCAGCGCCCTGCCGTGGATGGCCTACCGGGTCGCTGGGGATGAAGGGCTGGTGCCGCTGCTGGAGCAGAAGGGCATCCAGTTCGAGGCGGTGCCGCAGTCCGGCCTGGGCGAGGCGCTCTGGATATGGCTGCTGCCGCTGGGCCTCTTCTTCCTCTTCTGGAGCTTCATGATGCGCCGGGTGGCCGGCGGCATGGGGCAGGGCCCGCAGAGCGTCATGAGCTTCGGGAAGACGCGCGCCAAGGTGCAGGCCGAGGCCGACACCGGCGTGGGCTTCAAGGACGTGGCCGGCGTGGACGAGGCCGTGGACGAGCTGCGCGAAATCGTCGAGTTCCTCAAGACGCCGGAGAAGTTCCGCCGCCTGGGCGGGCGCATCCCCAAGGGCGTGCTGCTGGTGGGGCCTCCGGGCACGGGCAAGACGCTGCTGGCGCGGGCCGTGGCCGGCGAGGCGGGCGTGCCGTTCTTCAGCCTGTCCGGTTCGGAGTTCGTGGAGATGTTCGTCGGCGTGGGTGCCGCGCGCGTTCGAGACTTGTTCGCGCAGGCCACCTCGAAGGCGCCGTGCATCATCTTCATCGACGAGCTGGACGCCATTGGCAAGAGCCGCAACTCGGGCGTGGCGGGTGGCCATGACGAGCGTGAGCAGACGCTCAACCAGCTCCTCGCGGAGATGGACGGCTTCGACAGCCGGGCCGGCCTCATCATCCTGGCGGCGACGAACCGCCCGGAGATCCTGGACAGCGCGCTGATGCGTCCGGGCCGCTTCGACCGGCAGGTGCTGGTGGACCGTCCGGACAAGCGGGGCCGCGAGCGGGTGCTGGAGATTCACGCCAAGGGCGTGAAGCTGGGCGCGGACGTGGACCTCAAGGCCATCGCCTCTCGCACGCCGGGCTTCGCGGGCGCCGACCTGGCCAACGTGGTGAACGAGGCCGCGCTGCTGGCCGCGCGCCGCAACCGCGACGCGGTGATGCGGGCGGACTTCGAGGAGGCCATCGAGCGCGTCGTCGCCGGTCTGGAGAAGAAGAACCGCCGGATGAACGAGCGCGAGAAGGAAATCGTCGCGCACCACGAAGCGGGCCACGCGGTGGTGGGGTGGATGATGCCTCACGCGGAGCGGGTGACGAAGGTCTCCATCATCCCGCGCGGCCTGGCGGCGCTGGGCTACACCATGTCGCTGCCGCTGGAGGACCGCTACCTCATGTCGCTGGACGAGCTGCGCGACAAGATGGCGGGGATGATGGGCGGCCGCGCGGCGGAGGAGATATTCATCGGGGAAATCTCCACCGGTGCCTCCAACGACATCCGCCAGGCCACGGAGATGGCCCGGATGATGGTGCGCGACTACGGCATGAGCACGCTGGGCCCCGTGGCCCTGAGCGCGGAACACGGACCGGGCTTCCTTCGCTCGGCCGGCATGCCCGAAACGCGCAGCTACTCCGAGCAGACGGCGCGGATGATTGACGAGGAGGTGCGCAAGCTCGTCAGCGAGGCGCTCGACCGGGCCCGCGAGGTGCTCACCCTCCACAAGGACAAGGTGCAGGGACTGGCGGCCCGGCTCCTGGCGGTGGAGGTGGTGGAGGAGGACACCATGACGACGATTCTGGGTCCCAAGGTGCTGGCGCAGCGCGGCCTCCTGCACCCCGAGGCCCGGCAGGTCATCTCTGCCCACCCGGTGGACGTCGGCGGCGGTGACGACCAGACGCCACCCACGCAGCACGCGGAAAAGCTCGATTCCTGA
- a CDS encoding RNA polymerase sigma factor region1.1 domain-containing protein, with amino-acid sequence MENRIGKSYVARKALFAKGLKEGRLTVQEIEEALPAGTLTAAERWLLYYSLRAAQVEIIDEVTGQVDHGFMAESPAAPQEH; translated from the coding sequence GTGGAGAACAGGATCGGCAAGAGCTACGTGGCCCGAAAGGCCCTCTTCGCGAAGGGGCTCAAGGAAGGGCGGCTCACGGTTCAGGAGATTGAGGAAGCCCTGCCCGCGGGCACGCTGACCGCGGCCGAGCGGTGGCTCCTCTACTACTCACTGCGAGCCGCGCAGGTGGAAATCATCGACGAGGTGACGGGCCAGGTGGACCACGGCTTCATGGCCGAGTCTCCCGCCGCGCCCCAGGAGCACTAG
- a CDS encoding nucleotide exchange factor GrpE, which yields MAGNTPTDAASEASQQPPSNNGEGPVSAAGATSSPQQGPEADVSDERGASAKDPERERLVAELDTLRKKYDTAVRAVQAGEKDREEFKQRLTRERERMLDVERGNVAVTLLEAIDELDRCLSASAQDASPLAEGVRMIRDVLLTKVQGTGIERLQVVGQTFDPNVAEAADMEITATPDEDQRIVAELRAGYRLKDRVIRPARVKVAKYIAPAQA from the coding sequence ATGGCCGGTAACACCCCCACCGACGCAGCCTCCGAAGCCTCGCAGCAGCCCCCGTCCAACAACGGCGAGGGGCCTGTCTCCGCCGCCGGAGCGACCTCCTCGCCGCAGCAGGGCCCGGAAGCGGACGTCTCCGACGAGCGCGGCGCCTCCGCGAAGGACCCGGAGCGGGAGCGGCTGGTGGCGGAGCTGGACACGCTTCGCAAGAAGTACGACACCGCCGTCCGCGCCGTGCAGGCCGGTGAGAAGGACCGCGAGGAGTTCAAGCAGCGGCTGACCCGTGAGCGGGAGCGGATGCTGGACGTGGAGCGCGGCAACGTGGCCGTCACGCTGCTGGAGGCCATTGACGAGCTGGACCGCTGCCTCTCCGCCAGCGCGCAGGACGCCTCGCCCCTGGCCGAGGGCGTGCGGATGATTCGCGACGTGCTGCTCACCAAGGTGCAGGGCACCGGCATCGAGCGCCTCCAGGTCGTGGGCCAGACGTTCGACCCGAACGTGGCCGAGGCCGCGGACATGGAAATCACCGCCACCCCGGACGAGGACCAGCGCATCGTCGCCGAGCTGCGTGCGGGCTACCGGCTGAAGGACCGCGTCATCCGGCCGGCCCGGGTGAAGGTGGCGAAGTACATCGCCCCCGCCCAGGCTTGA
- a CDS encoding trypsin-like peptidase domain-containing protein, producing MARRVSCLTVSSRFLSVCLALALIPGVAGAESPLDTWLPARAREHAAWFAAKAAGPEGQTAELGLWRERAEGDPGIPDFVPPSSLAPLIRAVEAGVVNITTVGPRSNGLEGMKRATGSGFVLTPDGHVVTNNHVVASAQQIAVRLADGREFAASVVGRDASTDVALLRLSGVDLGRLPALYLGDSDRMAVGDWVVAIGNPFGLDHSVSHGMISAKERVLGVGQFDDFIQTDALINPGNSGGPLFNMKGEVVGVNTAIISQGQGIGFAVPINLVKELLPNLRENGKLERGWLGVVINDDGVNGGERRAPLVKDVYKGSPAAAAGIRSGDRLVAVNGRPIGSYLQLLRKVALLAPGTEAKLSLMRGDATQDVTVRLVARPAQEATEGLIQRTTSEEEVGLVLRDLTPEVAAPLGETAWSGALVSGVAPRSPADSAGLRAGDVVTEVNRRRVKDAAGVRAALSKGSAGASILLRVKRGDALQYIAVAR from the coding sequence ATGGCCCGCCGTGTAAGCTGCCTCACCGTGTCTTCCCGATTTCTGTCCGTCTGTCTGGCGCTGGCGCTCATCCCCGGGGTGGCGGGCGCCGAGAGTCCTCTCGACACCTGGCTGCCCGCGCGAGCCCGCGAGCACGCCGCCTGGTTCGCGGCGAAGGCCGCCGGTCCGGAGGGGCAGACGGCCGAGCTGGGGCTGTGGCGCGAGCGCGCCGAGGGCGACCCGGGCATCCCCGACTTCGTCCCCCCGTCCTCGCTGGCGCCGCTGATTCGCGCGGTGGAGGCGGGCGTCGTCAACATCACCACCGTGGGGCCGCGGAGTAACGGGCTGGAGGGCATGAAGCGGGCCACGGGCTCCGGCTTCGTGCTGACGCCCGACGGGCACGTCGTCACCAACAACCACGTGGTGGCCAGCGCCCAGCAGATCGCCGTGCGGTTGGCGGACGGCCGTGAGTTCGCCGCCTCCGTGGTGGGCCGTGACGCCTCCACGGACGTGGCGCTGCTGCGGCTCAGCGGCGTGGACCTGGGGCGGCTGCCCGCGCTCTACCTGGGCGACTCGGACCGGATGGCGGTGGGCGACTGGGTGGTGGCCATTGGCAACCCCTTCGGCCTGGACCACTCGGTGTCGCACGGCATGATTTCCGCCAAGGAGCGCGTGCTGGGCGTGGGCCAGTTCGACGACTTCATCCAGACGGACGCGCTCATCAACCCCGGCAACTCCGGCGGGCCGCTCTTCAACATGAAGGGCGAGGTGGTGGGGGTAAACACCGCCATCATCAGCCAGGGGCAGGGCATTGGCTTCGCGGTGCCCATCAACCTGGTGAAGGAGCTGCTGCCCAACCTCCGGGAGAACGGCAAGCTGGAGCGCGGCTGGCTGGGCGTGGTCATCAACGACGACGGCGTCAACGGCGGCGAGCGCCGGGCGCCGCTGGTGAAGGACGTCTACAAGGGCAGCCCCGCCGCCGCCGCGGGCATCCGCTCCGGTGACAGGCTGGTGGCCGTCAACGGGCGGCCCATCGGCTCCTACCTGCAGCTTCTGCGCAAGGTGGCGCTGCTGGCGCCGGGGACCGAGGCGAAGCTGTCGCTGATGCGCGGGGACGCCACGCAGGACGTCACGGTGCGGCTGGTGGCGCGTCCGGCGCAAGAGGCCACCGAGGGGCTCATCCAGCGCACCACCAGCGAGGAGGAGGTGGGGCTGGTGCTCCGCGACCTCACGCCCGAGGTGGCCGCGCCCCTGGGCGAGACGGCCTGGTCCGGCGCGCTGGTGTCCGGGGTGGCGCCGCGCAGTCCGGCGGACTCGGCCGGCCTGCGGGCGGGGGACGTGGTGACGGAGGTGAACCGCCGCCGGGTGAAGGACGCGGCGGGCGTGCGGGCGGCGCTGTCCAAGGGCAGCGCCGGCGCCAGCATCCTGCTGCGGGTGAAGCGGGGCGACGCGCTCCAGTACATCGCCGTCGCCCGGTGA